GGCGCAAACTCAAAAACCTCTGCGTCAAACTCAAGAATGCCCTTCATTCCTTCCTTTGGTGCTGCCAATTTCAAGACACCGTTTTCTTTCTTCTTGATTTTGAGCTTCAATTTCTTGGCCACTTCATTCAGCTTGGCAAATATAGCCTCTGCTGGCTGCCTAGTGGTAAATCTGTCCTCCCTCCGGCCATACTTTTCTTCAAATAAATTGGATAGGTCAAATCCCGTTGAGAGAGAAATTATGTCAAAGGCATTCAAGTTTGTGAGGCTTGATGACGCCTCTTGGTTAACCTCTGAATTGCTGCCTTCTGTTGATTCAGAGGTTGTGGGTTCACCTTTCTGAACCTTGTCTCTTGTTTCTTGTTTAATCTTCAGTCCATTTACATCGACGGGTTTCCTGTACCAAGCGCTTCTCTTTATCCTTGAAACGGAAGCTCTAGTGCTTGGGTCTGGATCAAGAATCTTATACAGTAGATCCCTCAGCTCAACTGAAAAAGGGCGAGGGCATCTATATTCAGCCCTGGAGATCTTCCTATACATCTCTATAAGATTTGTGTCATGGAAAGGAAGGAAACCAGCCACCAGCACAAACAGAATTACTCCACATGACCATATGTCAGCCTTCGCACCATCATAGCCTCTCCTGCTAAGCACTTCAGGAGCAACATAAGCTGGAGTTCCACAGGTGGTGTGGAGGAGGCCATCTTGTCTCGTGGACTCGGCCAGGGCACTTAGACCGAAATCAGAGACTTTAAGGTTTTCATTCTCATCCAGGAGTAGGTTCTCCGGCTTCAAGTCGCGATGATAAACACCTCGGCTATGGCAGTAGTCCACGGCACTGATGAGCTGATGGAAGTATTTCCTTGCAGCATCCTCGCTTAACTTTCCCTTGGTTATTTTGTTGAAAAGCTCGCCGCCTTTGGCATACTCCAAAACAAAGTAAATCTTGCTCTTGCTAGCCATTACCTCGAAAAGCTTCAAGACGTTGGGATGCCTTACCAATCCCATTATCGAGATCTCCCTCTTTATCTGCACAATTAGGCCAACCCTCGAAACCTTCTCCTTATCGATCATCTTTATCGCAACAGCCTGTCCACCTGCGAGATTCCGACCATAATATACCTTGGCAAAGTTCCCTTGCCCTAATTGCCTCCCGATTTCATAACGGTCCATCAGAATTGTCCTCCTATCCTCCATTATAGCAATCTATATTCAGAAAGCCGAATAGTGCTTTCAGTGTCCACTATGCACTACGTTTACAGCGGTCTATTAATAGGTATGTGGCCTACCACGACAATATCCCACTCCTGTGCTCCAGACGCCAGGTGTAAGACACAAATACCGAACCAGTATATGGAGCCACCACTCTTGTGATAACTCAACAAGGAAATTCCGGGCCAAACTCCCTGGAGCACTTCGACTTTTCCAAGATAAATCCGTTACGGTGTCACCAGCCCAGAACTGCAATGAAAAATAAACAAACCTAATCAGAACAAATATGGAGCAAAATGTAAAACAAATGGGGTTCAAGTTGCTACAAATGTACTACAAGCATATTAAGTCTGggatttttttaaaagaaaacccaGGATAATTCTGTCATGAACTGTATTGCCTATCTCATCGTGATTTTGCAAGCCTGCCTAACATCTACCGTTACTTGGCCTAAAAAGAGCATATCTGCTATTACTGGGAAGAAGAAAACTCGATCCTACCAGCCAAAGGGCACTGAAATGGGAGGCTAATCCCAACTAATACTATTGTGAGAAATTAGACGCCCCGAGAAGGTCGAGAGCACTGCAATCGGTCTGATGCTTGGGGATTTCCGGCCGCTCGATTTTCTATAAAGAGTTTACCCAAAATAATAGCAAAACAAAGAATCTATCCAAAATAATAGCAAAACAAAGAATCTATACATGAGCTTCTTCCGGTACCAAATTCCCTCCCCTCTGCGCCGAGCGCCAACCGCATCAGCGAAATCCCCCTATCCTCCGCAGGGCGATGGACTAGCCGGCCAGGAAACGGCCGGGATAATAAGATAAAAAGGCGATAAGCACTACTAGGTCGAGAAGCAACCGGCGGAGGCCGCCGGCAGATCTCTCCGGCCGGCGGAGCAAGCTAGCGAGCACCACCAGAAGCTTTACCTGGTGGAGGACGGCCGGCGGTGCGCGGAGGCGCTGTGTGTGGGTCCCAGATAGTCGGCGCGGCGGATTCGGGCGAGGGTGGGCGGCGGATCGAATATAGCTTAGCTAGCTGTTCTGACTTTTTCGGCGCTCTCGGGGCGTATTTTCCTTCTTTGTTTAGCGAGAGTAGTGTGCATTTCCGCGTCTCTTCTTCTCCAGTCCACATGCCCCCCAGGTGTATCCAGGTGGCGCACGGTGGCCGGCCGGCCCTCTCCACTTTTTCAGGAAAAAAATGGAGTAGTTTTTCTTTTTTGGAGAAAGTGATAGCTCAGCTCCCTCGGGCCGTGACCCTCTCTTTGTCCGTGGGCCAGGCCCGGGTACGGCAGCCCTAGCCCGTCCCATCGACTTGACAAGGGCCTTCTTGGAGTCCAGTGGGTCAGGGCCCACGGGCCGGAACGAACACGTCTCCCGGGAACGACGGAGGCGGGCCGAGGGACGCACCGCCGAACAGCGGCGGCACGGCCGGCGGAGTCCATCGCCTCGCCGCCGACGGCGAGAAACGACGGAGAAGGTCCATTATCTCCTCCCCAGCCCCCCAGTCAACGCAGTAACTAAACTATTTTTCACCGTTTGGTCTCCCGTGCCAGCAAGGGTCGACCTCGAGCGGAATCTGAATCCAAATCTGCGCACGTGAGGGCACGAGCGAGCGACGCGCCGAcgcctcgccgtcgtcgccgcgAAGAAATGCTCCGCCTTTCGTTCGTACTATAGGAGTAGTTTCTCTTCTCCTCTTCCTTGGCAGGCGCTCGATCCTCTCGCGTGACCGTCACGTGGACGGAACGGAAGTCAGCGTCCCGCTCCCCGCCTGCCGCGGCACGCCGGCTCggctcttcttcctgctctgcgGGTGCCGTCACGCCTAACTTCTCCTTCCAATTCCAAGCAGTAAGAAAATAGGCATCCATCCACGTCTTTCCATAAAAACAACGAACGCCACAGGATGCTGACTCCCCTACCACTTCTACCAGAATCATCTGCTAGTGATAGTGCGAGCCGACCGACACCGGGAGTCTTCAGTGCTCCATAACCAACGGCacccgcccctcctcctcggcgATTCCGCCGCCCAACGGCCCAGAAGACATCCATCTTCCGCCTCTCCACTGAGGCGAGACACGTCGAAAGATGGTGGGTTTTGGGAGGACGGGCATCTGAGAGGTGGCAGCCATGACCAGGAGGATGGGGTTGCTCGTGCTGTTCGTCGCGGCGGTATTGGTCGGGCCGTcgagagggggaggagaggtggaCGGGGTGCATGTCTTGTCTGGATGGACGCAgcctccctcttcttcttcctctgttCCTCCGTTTTCCctggttctggatggggatcTCGTAAGTACTCTCATTCTTATAGATAGGGACGGATGTAATAGTACAGTTAGTTGTAGATTTCTTTGCTTTGATTTTAATAAAAACTTTTGATTACGAGTCCCTTTCATCTTTTTCTTAAAAGAATAGGCCTCTGTTGTTTACTCATGGAAAGAGTATCAGTTCCACAAGAACTTTTCAGTATGAGCATCACAGGCTGTTTCTGGACCTTTCTAGTCATTTTTTAGTCAATTAGCACTCATCACTACCAATTAAATTTACTTCTTGTCTGACAAAAtatggtcagtttgcctacatgTAATCCTTACTGTTTACTAAGTTTGCTGAAGCATCATATAATCCTCACTGTTTAGGATGTTTCATGGATGGATGCAGGTGGACAAAATACGGTCAATTTGCTTACAAGACATAGTTGGGGCGGAGGAAATTTTAGGCACTGGACAGACGTTTGCTTATGATGAACTGCCGAGCCGTTCTTCAAAGAGTGAGCTGAAGACGATGCTGCTTATGGAGCTCCTGGCCCTTCTTCCACCTGACAAGTCTTCTGTTACTCACGACTGTATCCGCGCAAATTATTTCAGCTTGGGCATGTCACAAGAATTTATCAACTATCTTGAGGACCAGCTGTTCTTGTTTGGTTCAGACTTCTATCCAAGAAGACGGCATTTGGCTGATCAAATGGTTGAAGATGGTCCTTCTTCCGGAGGTGAAGCTAAGTTTCCTCTTTCTCTGATGGAGCAACCATTTACGCCTCCCAACTTTCCGAACACCGAACCTCGCAGCCGTCGTCTCGAAGATAAACCTGCAAAGAAGCGTTGGGGAGTGCCTCCTCCAGTTTCACCTTCGGATAAGCAGCACAACTACATAAAATTGGTCTTGACTGTGGTGCTCCCGACGGCGGCCTTCTCGTTCATTGCTGCATTCCTGATTTTCTACTGCTGTGGATGCAACAAGAGCAAGGTCTCTGTCGGTGAGCCTCGAGATGATCATCCTCTTCTTCACATGCAGTCGGCCAACACACCTGGTGAGGCAATGTCCCTTTCTGTCTACCTATGATGGGTTGTTCTTGGTGTGGTATTATATCATATATCATCAATTTCATGCAGGATCGTCACCCGTTATCCGTGCATCCTCCAGTCAGCTTCACAAGGATGATCAAGGGGTCAGGGCTTCTAAGGCCGGAGGCAGCATGAGTCGGTGCTTTCCATGCTGTTTTAAAACCTCCAGTGATGTGTCAACTCCCGCGCAAGCTACTGGAGGAACACAGAACAACACAAGTGATGCTCCTAAACCAgtgcctccgccaccgccgccgccgccaccgcctccaccaccgcctcctcctATCAGGAAGGCTGGTCCTCCCCCACCTGCACCTCCCAAAGGCTCATTAGCAAGATTTCCTCAGCTGTCACCTGTTGAGTCAAGTCATTCTGAAGGATCATCTGCAAGCGAGCAGGCCAGTGAATCGTCTGAAGCTGAAGTGGGTGCTCCAAGACCCAAACTTCGACCATTCTATTGGAACAAAGTTCTTGCTAATCCTAACCAGTCGATGGCCTGGCATGACATCAAGTTTGGTTCTTTTCAGTAAGTTTTACACTAGCAACAAGTTATTAATCCATTTGTCTGCACTTTGAGGCTTGTATCTGACAAATGCATTTTGCAGTGTGAACGAGGATATGATAGAGGCATTGTTTGGTTATGGCGCTGGCAACAGAAACAACACCAAGGACAAGGAACTTGCCATGGCTGACCCTTCACCTCAGCATGTTTCTCTTCTTGATTTTAAGAAATCGTGCAACCTGGCAGTTGTTTTCAAGGCAATGAATGTCAGGGTAGAGGACATTCAAGATGCTCTCACTGAAGGTAGCTCTTCGTCCATAAGAACATATTGTTAATTGGTCATGTAGCTTGCTTATTCATATGTGGAAAAGATGCATGTTCTTGCACAGATAAAAGCAGCATTCTCTGACATTTCCTTTCACCTCTGTTCTCTAGGAAATGAACTTCCTAGACTACTTCTTGAGACGATCTTGAGAATGAAACCAAATGATGAGGAGGAGCTGAAACTTAGGCTTTACGATGGGGACTACTCGCAACTAGGTCTTGCAGAACAAGTCATGAAGGCACTAACTGACATTCCTTTTGCTTACAAGAGGATCAGTGCTCTGCTTTTCatgtcatctttgcaagaagatGCTTCAAGTCTCAGGGATTCATTCCTGCAATTGGAGGTAAGCTAAGTGAAAGCAGTTGACTTGTGTATTAAATCTGAAAAGCACTCCAACCTTTACTGAAATTACTATCTTTTTGGTGTCAGGCTGCTTGTGGGGAACTGAAGCACCGGCTTTTTCTGAAACTGCTAGAAGCTGTTCTTAAAACTGGAAACCGTTTGAATGACGGGACCTTCCGTGGTGGTGCTAACGCATTCAAACTTGATACCCTTCTGAAGTTGTCAGATGTCAAGGGTGCCGATGGAAAGACTACATTGCTTCACTTTGTTGTCCAGGAGATTATTCGATCCGAAGGTGTCCGTGAAGCAAGGTTGGCCATGGAAAGTGGAAGGACTCAACCTTCAGGAGATGATTCGAACGGATCTGTCCAAGAAGATGGCGAGTACTACTCCAAGCTCGGCCTAAAGATTGTATCAGGGCTTAGCAGTGAACTGGTTAATGCCAAGAACATAGCTGCACTAGATGCTGATGCTTTATCTGCCAGTGTATTGCAACTCAGACGTGAGTTGCTGAACGCAAAGGAGTTCCTGAACTCTGACATGGCAACGATAGATGAGAATAGTGGATTCCACCGCTCGCTGGCACGTTTCGTTGAGCATGCAGAGAATGAGACCAACTTTCTGTTGAAAGAAGAGAAGAGATTGAGATCGTTGGTGAAGAAAACAATCCGGTATTTCCATGGAAACGATGTGAAAGATGATGGATTTAGCCTCTTTGTCATTGTAAGAGATTTTTTGGTGATGCTAGATAAGGCCTGCAAGGAAGTTGGGGCATCACAAAAGAAGGCGGCGAGTCAATCTCGGAGCAGTGGCAGTTGTAACCCAGCCTCCCAGTTAAATCCCCAGGAGAAACAGTTTCCTGCAGTACTGGATGATCATTTAGATAGCTCGGATTCAAACGATTAATTTTGGGATACAATCTTAGATGTAATCTATAGGGTTTTTTTTTTTGCCTGAGATGATGTACAAATACCCATTTGCAGAGACACTACTGTATACATACAAATGCCACATACACATGGCTTTATACGTACATGTTTGCAGAGGCATTGCTGTATACATATGCATGCCACATACACATGGTTATATCAAACCTCTACATTAGTATCTGATGAAATTCATGCACTCATTTCTAACTTGAGATCCGTTCTTGCAAAATGGGATTCGGTTTTAATTCACAATTTCCTGATCAGATTGCAATGACTATTTGTAGGCACGTAAAAGCTTCTTTTATTACAAAAAAAATTCCAAGCTTCTCTTTAAATTTCCAAAACCACGAGCAGATATTCCAGCACTTAATACCTGAAAATATGCAAGATGTGGAGTTTGTGAGCTCGAGCTCATATGAGCTTGAAGAACAGTAACATCATGAAAAAATCCTGTTTTTTCGGGCAACAGACATCAATGTGTGTTTACCTGCATGTAAATATTTGTGATGGAATGACATTTGTGAAAGTTTGGATTAAAAAACTAAATCGACGCTCCAAAAAGGATGGGGAGCATTGATTTTGTATTTTTTGCTCAaacttccacgaatgtcatttcATCATGATTTTTTGCATGCAGGTGAAACATACATTGATGTTTATTACCAAAAATATCagattttttattttatttcacaCGGTTTTACTGTTCATCCGAGCTCGTGCTCATAATAGCACTTTTGATAAAGTTGTCACTATTTTGGTACTCATAATTCACCATGGACCTCCGTAGATTCAACAGGGCTGATATCTCTACATGGGTTTAGATTGGTGTTGTTTGAATtcactagtcaatgtgtacgtgcaatgcacgttaatttgaaagtatattaagtgcatgcagaTATTAAGTAAGATATTATTTAcatgttattatgtgattagcactatattTGGTATGAAATTAACTGCATGATAAACGTGTTGAGTGCTCAACATTGAaccagtctaggtcgttggattgacatgatttgatgacCGAGATTAATTAGATCCGCCCCTTTGagtctttttatattggtatagatgAGCATGAGCAGAAGGTGGGACTGATGATATGTATGGACAAGGTTTCTTAAGaaacatatatttttattttcaaTGTATATTGTTTCATTGGTGTTTTCAGGAATTTATTAAATGGTTGCATTAGTTTGCCCATTGGGGGCTATAATTTATTCGATCTCATTGGTGAGCATTTCAAACATGTCTTGAATCTCTCTACTTTGGCACAAGCATTATCCACGCGTCTCTAGGTGTAACCACTCTTAAGAATACTAGTCATCATGGACAAACAGAAACTCGTCAGTGATAATTGGTCATTATTAAGAAATTCTTTACGGAAATCAGGAGAGGCCACCACACATAATATCTTTGTAGAGAAGCAGAGTGAGTGGTAGGGCCAGCGACATGCATGACCCACCACAAAGAACTTGGCGcatctcccctctctctctccccatCGTCGATTTCACGTCAAAGATGTCAATTTCTCACCGGAGAGGTCGATTCCTCTCCGGAGAGGTTGACTACTTGTCGGATGAGGTCAATTCCTTACCGGAGGACCTTGTTGGCCGACACATGACCCGCGGGACGTCTAAACCTCCTTCAATGGCCAAGGTAGGCCTACACTCAATGCCTAGGCACGTTTGAGCGGCATTTTTTTGCCTAAATTTTAATGCTTAATTTGAGTATCCATGTCCTTATTTTGAAGTCATGGACTAGTCCAAAATTTGAATACTGTTTAATCATTTGTATATTTGCCGCCTTCTAATGACTACCCAGTTCAAATTTTTATACATTGTCCTTCATAAGTAACTTGTTTTCAATTGCTATTTTGCTTTTTTCTTTTAAAAATACGCCATTGACATCGGGTTGTACGCATAATCTGAGAATTTTAGCCAAGCTTCCTAAATTTAGACAATTTGACTATAAGAAGTTATATTTTTTTTATGATCGCATTCCTTTCAGTGGAGTGCAAAAAAAAACTTGTTTCTTTATAACAAAAGGGCGCATCATTTATTCCCCAACCTGCTCTTGTGACCTAGGAGACAGCAGCAATGACCAATTTACCAACCTCCCCGGCGAGAccctctctctttgtatgtcgcTTCGACGACGAGAGGGGAGTGGACCCTAAGTCTTCATTTCGGTGGTGATACTGATAGAAGTAAATTTAGGTTTTATCTCGGATAGACAGTGGTGATTCGGTGGCGTGGATGATGATGCGGAATAAAGTGTCCCTACCACACGCCTCATTACtatgtgcttgttcatatctcgGGAGGCGTGTGAGTTTGTTTCTATTATCTGTGGATTTGTCCTGGTGATGTTGTGCAATGCCCACCGGACCTGGACACGGCATGCTCGCTGGCCCTGCTTCAGGAGGAAGTGGCCGACGGCGAGCACTCGTTTGGGCGTCTCTCCAACACCACTCGAGGCCATGGCCACGCCGGCCGTTCTACTCCGCCGTCATTCTTCAGTAGACCTGCTACACCAACAGTGGTCTCTGAAGATCGCCGCGTTACTGACGCCACGCGCGCCACGCCAGAAGCCAGCAAGGTCGCTGCCCTTCGCGCCTTCCGCCGCGCGAAGGGGCTCTGCTTCAAGTGCGGTGAACGATGGGGCAAGGACCACACACGCCCGCCCACGGTGCAGATGCACATCGTGGAGGAGCTGCTCGCCATGTTTCCCCAAGACGACGCGCAACCCGAGTCACCCCCAACATCTCCAATCTCTGACGAAGAAAACCTCTGCACCTTATCCCGTCAGGCTGAAGATGGCTCGTTCGATCCGGGGGTGTTGCAGCTGCAAGCATGGCTCGAAGGCCAAGAGATTCTGTTGTTGGTCGACTCCGGCAGTTCTACGTCTTTTGTGGACAGCTCCCTGGCAGCAAAACTCTCCGGAGCAAGGCCGTTGCCGCGCCCATGTCGCATGCGCGTGGCCAATGGTGCCACCATTCCCTGCACCACATACATTTCGGCGTGTCAGTGGACAACCCAAGGGCACAAGTTCCAAACGGATTTCAAAATCCTCAAGCCGGTCTCGTATGATGccattctcgggatggactggctacGAAAGCACAGCCCCATGAACATCGATTGGATCAAACAGTTCCTAACTGTAACAACTCCAGCCGGCCAACTGACTCTGTCTGCCACATCTTCAGATCAAACCCAATGCTCGGTCATCTCTGCACTAGAACTCCTCAAGGCTTGCAAACAAggatctgttggaaatatgccctagaggcaataataaatggttattattatatttctttgttcatgataattgtctattgttcatgctataattgtgttatccggaaatcgtaatacatgtgtgaatacatagaccacaaggtgtccctagtaagcctctagttgactagctcgttgatcaacagatagtcatggtttcctgactatgggcattggatgtcattgataacgggaccacatcattaggagaatgatgtgatggacaagacccaatcctaagcatagctcaaagatcatgtagttcgtttgctagagcttttccaatgtcaagtatcttctccttagaccatgagatcgtgcaactcccggataccgtaggagtactttgggtgtgccaaacgtcacaacgtaactgggtgactataaaggtacactacgagtatctccgaaagtgtctgttgggttggcacggatcgagactgggatttgtcactccgtatgacggagaggtatctctgggcccactcggtaatgcatcatcataa
The sequence above is a segment of the Aegilops tauschii subsp. strangulata cultivar AL8/78 chromosome 6, Aet v6.0, whole genome shotgun sequence genome. Coding sequences within it:
- the LOC109781334 gene encoding formin-like protein 10, whose amino-acid sequence is MTRRMGLLVLFVAAVLVGPSRGGGEVDGVHVLSGWTQPPSSSSSVPPFSLVLDGDLVDKIRSICLQDIVGAEEILGTGQTFAYDELPSRSSKSELKTMLLMELLALLPPDKSSVTHDCIRANYFSLGMSQEFINYLEDQLFLFGSDFYPRRRHLADQMVEDGPSSGGEAKFPLSLMEQPFTPPNFPNTEPRSRRLEDKPAKKRWGVPPPVSPSDKQHNYIKLVLTVVLPTAAFSFIAAFLIFYCCGCNKSKVSVGEPRDDHPLLHMQSANTPGSSPVIRASSSQLHKDDQGVRASKAGGSMSRCFPCCFKTSSDVSTPAQATGGTQNNTSDAPKPVPPPPPPPPPPPPPPPPIRKAGPPPPAPPKGSLARFPQLSPVESSHSEGSSASEQASESSEAEVGAPRPKLRPFYWNKVLANPNQSMAWHDIKFGSFHVNEDMIEALFGYGAGNRNNTKDKELAMADPSPQHVSLLDFKKSCNLAVVFKAMNVRVEDIQDALTEGNELPRLLLETILRMKPNDEEELKLRLYDGDYSQLGLAEQVMKALTDIPFAYKRISALLFMSSLQEDASSLRDSFLQLEAACGELKHRLFLKLLEAVLKTGNRLNDGTFRGGANAFKLDTLLKLSDVKGADGKTTLLHFVVQEIIRSEGVREARLAMESGRTQPSGDDSNGSVQEDGEYYSKLGLKIVSGLSSELVNAKNIAALDADALSASVLQLRRELLNAKEFLNSDMATIDENSGFHRSLARFVEHAENETNFLLKEEKRLRSLVKKTIRYFHGNDVKDDGFSLFVIVRDFLVMLDKACKEVGASQKKAASQSRSSGSCNPASQLNPQEKQFPAVLDDHLDSSDSND
- the LOC109781333 gene encoding CBL-interacting protein kinase 26; the encoded protein is MEDRRTILMDRYEIGRQLGQGNFAKVYYGRNLAGGQAVAIKMIDKEKVSRVGLIVQIKREISIMGLVRHPNVLKLFEVMASKSKIYFVLEYAKGGELFNKITKGKLSEDAARKYFHQLISAVDYCHSRGVYHRDLKPENLLLDENENLKVSDFGLSALAESTRQDGLLHTTCGTPAYVAPEVLSRRGYDGAKADIWSCGVILFVLVAGFLPFHDTNLIEMYRKISRAEYRCPRPFSVELRDLLYKILDPDPSTRASVSRIKRSAWYRKPVDVNGLKIKQETRDKVQKGEPTTSESTEGSNSEVNQEASSSLTNLNAFDIISLSTGFDLSNLFEEKYGRREDRFTTRQPAEAIFAKLNEVAKKLKLKIKKKENGVLKLAAPKEGMKGILEFDAEVFEFAPSLHLVELKKTNGDTIEYKQLMKDEIRPALKDVVWAWQGESHPLPEKFIRGEQQQSPLPSQQQQSPLPSQQQQQQQSPLPSQQQQQQSPLPSQQPQE